In the Cyanobacterium stanieri LEGE 03274 genome, TTGCTGATACTGTACTACATCTTTGGTTTTGATTTTACGTCTCTTACCGATTTTTATATAAGAAAGCTCCCTATTTTTTAACATTTTATTGAGATAAGCAGGTGAAACGTTAAGAAAATCTGCTGTCTCCCCTATAGTCATATATTCATCACGACAAATGACAATTACTGATTGAACATCTCTTTGCAATTGTAAATTTAGCTCATTTCTTAAGTACCTTTTTTTTGTAACAGGTGTGTTTTTTGTTTCTTTCTCTGCTCTTTTTATATCTTCCATATGGCTATCTTAGAGTGACTCTTTTTTCATCATATCATTAGTTATAACATTCACATTTAACCTCGATCACAATGACGGTAAATTGGTTACACAATTCGATGTTTATGTATTTAAAGATGCTCAAGATTTTCCTTTAAATCGGCTTTCTTCTTTTCAAGTCGCTGGAGCTTTTTTTGATAGTTCAATATATCACAATACGTTGTATAAGCACTAAAGGAAATCATTGCTGAAACAATATAAATGATAGCTTGAAATAGTAAAACAAAATCATTCAAGCTATCATCAAAATTTAGATATTCTACCAATACAGGAATTGCGAATCCAATAGATAAAAGAGAAAGAACTAAAAAAAGATTTACATAAGCTATTCCATTAAGTTCTATGGATAATTGTCTCAATTGATTAATATATTTAGAATAGGAATCTATCTCCGCTATTTTCCTATGAATATTTTTTTTTCTATTTGCGAAATACAGTGAACATCCATAAGAGATTATTGCTCCGGCTAGTAAGTTAAGTATAATGTTCATGAGTCGTCTAGTTAATTAGTTAGATAATGAGAAGCTAATATTAAATAATATTCAGTAATTAGATGGGTTCAAGATAGTGGCGTAGACCAGAAAGAAACTATGGTACATATATTTTTTTTACTGTTAGTAAAATCTTAATATTAAAAGTAAAAGTCCGTTTATTTCAACTAAGTGCCTGATAAATAGCCCAAATCGCCATCGCCCTTAAATAATGACTAGCACGGAAAGTATTAACCGCCGTAATTGCTTCGGGGGTGCGGAATTGTAAACCATTGCCATAAACTTGATTAACCACTGTTTCTGCTACCTGTAAACCCTCCTCCTTCATGCCATTGAGAATCATAAAGGCGACGATACCATAGTTAATTCCTGTCCAAATTTCGAGGGGGTGGGTATCATTTTCCTTTTCTGGACTTCCATCGGGTTTAACCCCGTTGGCGATGCCGAGGGTGCCGTTATGGAATTTGAGATAACAAGCATCATAAATTTTTTGCAGGGTAGCGGTGACATATTCCTTTTCCACCACATCAGGTAACTTCAACAATTGGGCGTAATATTGTCCGCAGAGTTGATCTGCCATTACTACATCCGAACCGCTTTTACTGTCTAGGTTGTAATATTCCCCATTCCAGAGGGTGTCATGGTAAATTGCCCTTGATTGATGTAACCATTGACGGAAAAGGGCGATCGCACCTTGGATATTTTCCTGAGCGTTTTCCTTCTCCAAAGCAGGATTTACAGGGGGATTATCTAATAATATAGTACCAATGGCGATGGCCGCTTCCAACGCACATATCCACAAACCACCACAATAGGCGCTGATACCCTGTAAACGCCAATCATCAAAAGTTTGATCAGGCGCACCAGAATTTTCGGGAATACCATCATTATCAAGGTCAAAACCCTTCACATAGTGCAAAGTTTCCACCACACTATCCCAACATTCCCACAAGAAATCCTGATCATTTTTACCCGTATAAAGATAATCCCGATATACCAACAGCACAAAATCCGAACCCAAATCCTTCCACAAATTACAATCTTGGTAACTGGTATAGTTGCTTTTTATCCAAGGATGCTCATTAGGTGCGCCCAAATCGTGGGGAGTTGCCCCTTTTGCCTTCCTAATTGCCGAAGCACCGTTATAACCGATAATACGGGGAGTATCATCCGCCGTGGGAATGGCACGGGCAAAGGCTTCCATAACGGACTTTTCGAGACGGGGGAAAAGTTGTAAAAGTCCAAAAGAGCCGTATAAACGGACATCTAAACTTTCATACCAACGATAATCAATACATTCTAACACCCCAAATTGACCCACCGGATCATCCTCCGTGGCGGCTGTCCACAATGTACCCCCTTGGGTAAGCAAATATAATTCATTAAACAGAGCCATTTTCAGCCAATCAGGCAAATTAGAACGACTCAAAATCGGCTCTTGCCACATTTTTATCTTATTTTGCCACATATCATGGTGTTTTAAGCCCGTGCGAATCATTGACCACACATTACGCCCATTTCTGCCAAAAAAGTCGGTATAGCGACGAAAATAGTTAACTCCTTGGGCAAATTCCGTTACGGGGAAATCCCACCCTAAAATAAAAGGAATCTTTTTGGTTTTCCCAGGGCGAATGGTAAATCTGATCGCCATTGCCCCTGCAATTTGTTCCCCTGGTTCGGCGGGGGTTTCGTCCTGAAAGTCTGGTAAAGAGCCATTCATGGCAAATCTATCCCAAATTTCGCTGCCGTCTCCTTTGGGATTCCAACGGGTGTGATAAAATACCTCTAAGGTAGGATTGGTAGTAGTTGCGATCGCCCATTGCCCTTCCCCTTCCGTGGGTTCATCCTCTAACCTGATGCGATCGAATAAACAACCTACCCGAAAACCATCCTGTATCCATTGATTAAGATTGCCCGTACTGTTGCCCCAACGGGGTTTATACTCATACTCAGGGCTACCATCATCCCTCACCTTCACCGTGGGCGATTTAATGGCATTGGTAAACCAACCCACCGTATTTTGCCAGGATACCATAATGCTCATGGTAATGGGTTTATCAGTGGGATTATGAATACTCCACTCAAACACCGCCATGGGATAACTAGACTCCTGATAACTCCCTGCCCAGACGGGAGAAAATTGTTCACATACCAACTGGGATTTAAACACCCCTTCATAACTAAACCAACTACGGGGATACAGTGCCGAATAAGTACCCTTTCCTTGAGGATACCATGACCAACTCGATAAACTACCATCCTCGGGAGCATTGGTACTGAGGGCATATACTTGGGCATCTTCCCCTTCCGGGTGTTCAAATACCGCAAACTGACAAGCAGGGAGAGTCGTAAAAGTATGATTTCCCCCGTCAATGTGCCACAAATTAAAATCTCCACTAGGCGCCCTACCGATACAACCTGCCCCAAAACCCCCCAAAGGCATCCCATGGTTTGCCCCATCATCCAAATTACTCTCGTAGCGCACAGTATAGGGATGATCCCATTTTTTACCGATTTCACATTGCCAAGATTGAGGAGGAATATTAGGTAGTTCGATTTTGAGCATGGTTAGCAGTTGATAGTTAACAATTTAACCATTTTAAGGTCTTGGGTATTTTTTTGATCTATATTTTAATTTGTACCAGCTCACCTTAAACCTAACTTGAGTTCGGAATAATATTTTTAGTTACCTTGCAATAAATTACAAGGCTAACATTTTATCGTTTAATGAATTGAACTCAGATAAATGGTACTAGGCTTAAACACAAATCCAATCAACCCTAACACTTAAAACCTAATAACTAAATTCCTGGTTTACAAACATTATAATCTTCATGGGATACCACCGCTTCTGGCGCTACAAAACTGCCACAGTCTCGACAAATTAGGCGATAATGCCTCGTTACGGGAATACTAATGATGAAGCGATTATGTCTTAGTCTTTTTCCCCTAAAATTGGTATAGCTAGTTTTGTTTTGCAGTTTTTTAATAATGTCCCTAGCCTTTAAAACTACGTTTTTTGGTAATGAACTTAAGTCAATGGGATCATGGTTAAAACTTTGTCTCCAAGCGTTTTTTGCCCTCCTTTTTTCTTCTCTCATGGAGTCTTGATGGGCGCATCTATGACATTTACTACCATATCCGACATGACCACAAGCAAAATTTTTCTTTCTTCTAGGCATGGTCTTTCCCTCAATTATATAACAACTTTAATTAACTAAAAAAATGGAGATCAATGATTAATTAAATTATGATTTATAATGTTCTTTTTGCAATTGTGTTAATTACAAATTGCATCATTTAACTATGATTAATTGAATAATATCAATTGATAGTTTTTATTTTTTTAATTATTTTTTGTAAGAACAAAGTTTTAAGCTAATAGTCCTTAGTAATTTGTTTTTTGTTTTTAAAATCTAAATTCTATGGACAAATATGACTCTAAAAACTAAGACAAATTGATAAAAACCATAACTTTTAATTTTGTTATGTTATTTAACTATGCTCTTAATTGTAATAATTAATTTTTGTAGTTATGTTAACTGATATTATTTTTCGTGGTTCTCACATTTCCAGCATTACTGGTAATCAGAAAACCTCAAAGGCTTTAATTGAGCATTGATCCCCACTTTTTTAGGATACAAGAATCTACTACAAACAGACAATTATTGTTGCAAATTATTAAAAAATCTCTTTACAAAACTTCATATAAAGAACATGGAGATAACCATCTAAAGTTTATTTATGGATGTTGGTGATTCTTTATCTTTGTAAAATCTATTACCGACTTCTATACCGTTGGTTGTTTTTCTATGATTGTGAATAGGAGAATTTCTGATACAATCAAACATTGTCAAATGGATGGTCAATTTAAATATGCGTTTATCTCAGATGTTATGGGTTACTTTACGAGAAGACCCTGCGGAAGCTGAAATCCCTAGTCATAAGCTATTGTTGAGGGCTGGTTTTATTCGCCGTATTGGTAGCGGTGTTTATGCTTATATGCCGTTGATGTGGCGTGTATTACAAAAAGTTTCCCAGATAGTCCGAGAAGAAATGAACGCAACGGGGGCGTTGGAATGTTTATTACCCCAGATTCAACCTGCGGATTTGTGGCAGGAGTCGGGGCGCTGGGATACTTACACCAAGGCAGAAGGGATTATGTTTTCTTTGGTGGATAGGCAAAAAAGGGAGTTGGGTTTAGGCCCTACCCATGAGGAGGTGATAACGGCGATCGCCAGTGATATGATCAAATCATACCGTCAGTTACCCCAACACCTATACCAAATTCAAACCAAATTTAGGGATGAAATTCGCCCCCGTTTTGGCTTGATGCGTGGTCGAGAATTTATCATGAAGGATGGTTATTCGTTCCATACTAGCCCTGAATCCCTCAAGGAAACCTATGCAGATATGGATCGGGCTTACCGCAATATTTTAAGCCGTTGTGGGCTAAGTTTTCGGGCAGTAGAAGCCGATTCGGGGGCCATTGGCGGTTCAGGTTCTCAAGAATTTATGGTATTGGCGGATGCGGGGGAAGACGAGATTTTATACACCGAGGATGGTAAATATGCGGCTAACGTAGAAAAGGCGGTTTCTTTACCTGCGGATGTGGTGGCTTCTCCTTTTAGTAGTTTTGAAAAGAAAGAAACTCCTAACACTGAAACCATTGCCAAAGTAAGTGAATTTTTAAACTGCTCTCCTACTAATATTGTCAAAAATGTTTTATATCAAGCGGTTTACGATTCAGGAAAAACTGTCTTAATTTTAGTCAGTATTAGGGGGGATCAAGATGTTAATGAAGTTAAATTAAATAATGAATTGGTCAAAATTGCCCATAATTATGATGCTAAAACCATCATTAGTTTAACTGTTCCCGATGAAAACGCCCAACAAAAATGGGCTAGTAAATCTTTACCCTTGGGTTATATTGCCCCTGATTTAAGTGATGATTACATTGCACCCTCAGCACAGGTAGAGGGTAGTTTTTTACGTTTAGCCGATGAAACCGTCAAAGATTTAGCCAACTTCGTCACGGGTAGCAATGAAATGGGTTATCATACCGTGGGCGCAAATTGGGGTAAGGAATTTACTTTACCTACCGTGGTGGATGTTCGTAAAGCGTCTGTGGGCGATCGCAGTTTACACGATTCTACACAATTGTTACAAACCGCCAGAGGTATTGAGGTAGGGCATATTTTCCAACTGGGTACGAAATATTCCCAAGCCATGGGCGCTACCTATACCAGTGAGGCAGGAAAAGAAGAACCTTTCGTGATGGGATGTTATGGTATTGGTGTATCCCGTCTTGCCCAGGCAGCGGTAGAGCAATCCTATGATAAAGATGGTATCATATGGCCAAGGGCGATCGCACCCTATCAAGCCATCGTTATTATTCCTAACATCAGCGACGAACAACAAGTAAGAGTCGCCGAACAGCTATATAATGACCTCAATAAAGCTGGTATTGATACCCTTTTAGATGATCGTAATGAGAGGGCAGGGGTAAAATTCAAAGATGCTGATTTAGTGGGTATTCCCTATCGAGTAGTTACGGGGCGATCGTTAAAAGATGGTAAAGTAGAGTTTGTTAAACGAGCCACCAAAGAAGCCCAAGACATCCCCATCGAAGCCGTAGTTGAAACTATCCTCAACGATTAGATTGTTAATTCCCCCTACATTGGGGGATTTTGCTTAGGGAATAAATTATAAAAATAGTT is a window encoding:
- a CDS encoding helix-turn-helix domain-containing protein — protein: MEDIKRAEKETKNTPVTKKRYLRNELNLQLQRDVQSVIVICRDEYMTIGETADFLNVSPAYLNKMLKNRELSYIKIGKRRKIKTKDVVQYQQIRDKKRNHLLNSFSQGLKEDGLYD
- a CDS encoding GH116 family glycosyl hydrolase, with the protein product MLKIELPNIPPQSWQCEIGKKWDHPYTVRYESNLDDGANHGMPLGGFGAGCIGRAPSGDFNLWHIDGGNHTFTTLPACQFAVFEHPEGEDAQVYALSTNAPEDGSLSSWSWYPQGKGTYSALYPRSWFSYEGVFKSQLVCEQFSPVWAGSYQESSYPMAVFEWSIHNPTDKPITMSIMVSWQNTVGWFTNAIKSPTVKVRDDGSPEYEYKPRWGNSTGNLNQWIQDGFRVGCLFDRIRLEDEPTEGEGQWAIATTTNPTLEVFYHTRWNPKGDGSEIWDRFAMNGSLPDFQDETPAEPGEQIAGAMAIRFTIRPGKTKKIPFILGWDFPVTEFAQGVNYFRRYTDFFGRNGRNVWSMIRTGLKHHDMWQNKIKMWQEPILSRSNLPDWLKMALFNELYLLTQGGTLWTAATEDDPVGQFGVLECIDYRWYESLDVRLYGSFGLLQLFPRLEKSVMEAFARAIPTADDTPRIIGYNGASAIRKAKGATPHDLGAPNEHPWIKSNYTSYQDCNLWKDLGSDFVLLVYRDYLYTGKNDQDFLWECWDSVVETLHYVKGFDLDNDGIPENSGAPDQTFDDWRLQGISAYCGGLWICALEAAIAIGTILLDNPPVNPALEKENAQENIQGAIALFRQWLHQSRAIYHDTLWNGEYYNLDSKSGSDVVMADQLCGQYYAQLLKLPDVVEKEYVTATLQKIYDACYLKFHNGTLGIANGVKPDGSPEKENDTHPLEIWTGINYGIVAFMILNGMKEEGLQVAETVVNQVYGNGLQFRTPEAITAVNTFRASHYLRAMAIWAIYQALS
- a CDS encoding DUF7682 family zinc-binding protein is translated as MPRRKKNFACGHVGYGSKCHRCAHQDSMREEKRRAKNAWRQSFNHDPIDLSSLPKNVVLKARDIIKKLQNKTSYTNFRGKRLRHNRFIISIPVTRHYRLICRDCGSFVAPEAVVSHEDYNVCKPGI
- the proS gene encoding proline--tRNA ligase; translated protein: MRLSQMLWVTLREDPAEAEIPSHKLLLRAGFIRRIGSGVYAYMPLMWRVLQKVSQIVREEMNATGALECLLPQIQPADLWQESGRWDTYTKAEGIMFSLVDRQKRELGLGPTHEEVITAIASDMIKSYRQLPQHLYQIQTKFRDEIRPRFGLMRGREFIMKDGYSFHTSPESLKETYADMDRAYRNILSRCGLSFRAVEADSGAIGGSGSQEFMVLADAGEDEILYTEDGKYAANVEKAVSLPADVVASPFSSFEKKETPNTETIAKVSEFLNCSPTNIVKNVLYQAVYDSGKTVLILVSIRGDQDVNEVKLNNELVKIAHNYDAKTIISLTVPDENAQQKWASKSLPLGYIAPDLSDDYIAPSAQVEGSFLRLADETVKDLANFVTGSNEMGYHTVGANWGKEFTLPTVVDVRKASVGDRSLHDSTQLLQTARGIEVGHIFQLGTKYSQAMGATYTSEAGKEEPFVMGCYGIGVSRLAQAAVEQSYDKDGIIWPRAIAPYQAIVIIPNISDEQQVRVAEQLYNDLNKAGIDTLLDDRNERAGVKFKDADLVGIPYRVVTGRSLKDGKVEFVKRATKEAQDIPIEAVVETILND